CGAATCACATTCGGGACGCCCAGAGCCTCCGCCACGCGGCGCGCGACCGGGGCCTCGTAGGCGCCGAACGAAAGCACCAGATCCGGCCGCACTTTGCGGGCGACTTCGAGCGCTGTCCGTGTGCCGATCGACCGGTATGCCAGGTAGGACGCGATGCGGATCCCCAGGCGGATCGGAAGCGCCGCGACCCCCGGATGGAAGGACCACCGCGTGGGGAAGCGGTGGAGTCTGATCCCTTCCCACTCCTCCTCGCCGCCCGGCATCCCTCTCTCGGCGGGCAGGACGATGTGAACCTCGTGGCCCCTCTCCGCCAGGGCGCGCGGCGTGCGCGAGAAGGATCCCGCCCCGATCCCGGGGCCCATGCTCCAGAACGACGGCTCGGCATAGACGATCAGGAAGCGCCGTCCCGAGCCTGCCGTCGGAGTCACCGATCCCTCCGACATCCCGATCCCGCGCTCATCCGACCACCGCCGTCATCCCGACTCCATCCTCTCCCCTGCTCTCGTCTCCGATCGAACCGCAGGCGTAGACTAGGCGATGGTCGGTCGGCCCGCAACCGACACGGATCGTTGCCCTCTTCCCTCCGCATGCGCCACCATAACCGGAGAGATGGAGCGAAGCATGATCGGCCCGCAGCACGCGGATGATGAAGCGGCCTTCTGGAGCGTCCGGCAGAGCCCCGACCAGCCGGACCACCGGACGAGGATGCGCGCCGCATCCCCGCAGCAGCTCTGGGAGGATCCCCGGGTCGAGGCGATCGCCCGCGGGCCGTTCCTCGACAGGATGCTCCGG
This region of Candidatus Eisenbacteria bacterium genomic DNA includes:
- a CDS encoding glycosyltransferase family 4 protein — encoded protein: MSEGSVTPTAGSGRRFLIVYAEPSFWSMGPGIGAGSFSRTPRALAERGHEVHIVLPAERGMPGGEEEWEGIRLHRFPTRWSFHPGVAALPIRLGIRIASYLAYRSIGTRTALEVARKVRPDLVLSFGAYEAPVARRVAEALGVPNVIRIFGTSLSLSLDDPIRFRLNFPEVIAFRTPCAKLILTNDGANGELVAQRCEVPPERFVYLRNGLDFSLFSPGPPSREIFDRLGVPPGTPLLMTVTRLAFEKRLERVIEMMPALLRRVPSAVAVLLGEGSERRRLEKAAE